aTCCCGGCTCTGTAACGTACACGGCTTTGTTAGGATCCTACTGTCCTACTGCCCAGAGAAATAACCTCACAGTGCTTGGGTGCGAAAGGAAGAAACTCAAAGCAGTAGGTCAATGGATTTGTGCCTTAAGGGCATGGGTTGAAATCCCTGTTGACACACAATTACTGATGAATAAATGCAAAACTACATCTGTTATAATTAATAAAGGCACAgaataggagagggagaacatgaaatgaaagcaaGACAGACTCAATGTGCCTTTGGATTAGGATGTCTGCCAAATATGTAAATCAAAAATAGACTGTGGGCCTGTGGGCTCTTTAATGCTCTTTCTTGACATAgtgaggtcacatgacttccATTGAAATATTGTGTCCCAGTCGATGCAGATTTGCATTCCATGGAAAGGCAGCATTTTTTAGAGTTAACATTaaaattaaccttttttttttttttttaccaaagctAATTACCAAATTATGTGCTATTCTTAGCATATATTTCCCTGGTAAATACCTAGTACTTAGGAGACAGTAAAAGGAAGTGTTACCTGTTTCTCTTGAAAAGGGAAGCCCTCTGCCCCAATGAGAATGATTTAGGTGGGTGTACCACCAACAACCCTGTTTGCATACCTTTATAATAAGTGCCATCTCCCACACCATCCCACACTGTTTGCTAATACCCTCCTCAGTTTGATTATATTTTCCTCCAGTTTCTTGGTGAATTTGACTCCACTGTCAAAGAAATCCCTTCAGTACTTATTGATCAGCCCACAGTGACACTGCATGGGCTCTGTAATTCAGGTACGACCACATTACTGTATATGCCAATCACAGCTATCTTAAGTAAAACATCCACAGAGGAACTTCAGTTTGGAGGCTGTGTGGGAAAGCGAGGGCCTCGTAGACAAGGAATGCATGCCAATTCAGAACCTTTCTTTGACATCCAAGCAGTATTTCAAGTTAATTTCTTCACATAAATTAATATGCATTAAATAATCTCCCCGAGTGCAATAAGCCGCAGTCACTGGCCCAGAGCAAAAGGCCTGACCTTTCTCTCCAGGCCTCGCTGTTCTGATGCCGTCATGCAgaataatctttatttaaagCTCAGCCAGGGAAGAAACAAATCTATGTGTTTCACTGCTGCTTTATAGACCAGGCAGTGTGTAAAAATACACAAGACAAAGAAGATCACAACTCACTGCTGTTCTTAAAGTAACCACTGACAGTTGCTTATTCATTAATGTTCTATTAGCTCTCTACCATTTGTATTTAAACACACTAACCTTGGATCAGTTTTAGAGAAGCTGAGATATGTTTAAACTGTTCCTGCAACCAGAGCACATCCCCCATAATACAAGAGGTGACAGCTTGTCCCATTACAAAAAACATGGATCTCCCAAAATAATTCATGCAATGTGCACTATTAAACGCAATTGTTGGTTATTGTGAATTAATATCATGTTGTCACAGAACCCAATACTACAAACACTGTTCTGAGCCTTGTGAGGTCACCTCTGGTTTCTTATACTGAGTAAATTGGGAAATATGGGAAACACTGATTCATGTACTCCATTTGCAATTATCACTTCATTAATAGAACAGGTTTTCGTTAAATGTCAGTATCAAATATTGATAATGACAGATATTGAGCACCAACAGTGACCAATAgtattttttcaccataattgAATTTCTTGGTGCCTGCTATGTTATCCTCTTTGACTTTTGTGCTTATCTCAGTCCTTCTTACACGTAATATTGACCATCTATAATACTGCCCGTGTATCACGGCCTTAACAGAAGCTTAGCTTCCCATTCACTACACCCTCCTGGCTCCTCCTAAACCAACAGGAAGTAAAGACGAGCGGGCATACTTCACTTTGGTGAAGACGATGTCGACGTCGGTGAGCGTGATGGATTTCCCGTCGATGACGCCGCAGTCCTTGCACAGCTTGGACCAGTTCTTGCCGTGCAGCTCCTTGCCGGTGGCGCGCGTGTCCCCGTGGATGGCGAAGCGGCGGAAGGATTCCTCCAGCGCCGTCAGCTCCACGGGCGTGgcagcccccgccccgccctcgctGGTCCCGTTGGACTCGGAGGAGAGCCTCTTCGTCGGCCGGTCCTTGGAGTGCTCGCTGGGGGCCCGGAGGGGTGACTGCTGGGGGTGTTTCGCCATCTGGACTTTAAACTCCGCCATTTCGCTGGGAGGAGAAACAACAGCAGAGTGTGATATCGCACGCCAGGAAACAATGCAGTCTGACTTAGCTAGTGTGAACTGTGTTTTAGACAAAAATCCTGATCTGTTATAAGGACCCACCCTGACTAATGAGTGCATATAAAACCCAGACTAGCACAGATATACTCACAACTGGAACATACACTATGCTGCCCTGGATCATAAGAAGATaacaacataaatacataaagaaaGCTTGTGTTAACAGATGGGCAATTCCAGAAATTCCCATTCTCCATTCTCGTATGTGATTGATACACAGGACTAATTATTGTGGATAACTTCGTTCTTGATTATAGCTCAAACTCCAACTCAGGCTCATCTGCAAAGAGCAGCCCAAGACAGCACAAACAGCAGGTTACCCTGACCCCAGGAAGTTCCAACTCTCTCTAGCTGCCTCTCTCTAgctgctttcacacacagaacacagagaaatgCTGTATAAACTGTTCTGCCAATCTATCTCTTTATGTAGAACTCTTTAGTGTGAGCAGATCCCAAGAACCAGATACCTCCAGCAGCAATGTGCTTGTCTTAAGCTCTGATCTACTCTGAATAACTGTACTGAgttgagacagacagaaagagaaaccaCGTGAGAACTGCACTTGAATGAACTGCCCAGGTTCTTTCCAGAGTCATAGTCAGAATGCAGACACACTTATCCAAGGCAAGTTTTAATTAACAACATTATATGCTGAATAATGTACGGTATATAGCACTACTGTAGACACTGTACTCAATGTGGCCCCTTTATCAATAGGCTACACCAATGTAGACACCATAATAACTTACCAACAGTCTACGCTGTACTACTATACAGTTCTACTACAGATACTCCCTTATCAACACAACCCATCACACTGTACTACAATTCATTACTACTTGTAAACACCATGCTCATGTGTGGCCCACTTAACACAATGACACAAATGTGCTGCTACTTCTACAAAGCATAACCACAACTAGCATACTCACTGTGCACCTCTTAACAAAATGACACTGTGCTACTACTATACAGCATAGCCACAAACAGCATACTCACTGTGGCCCTCTTAACAAAACGACActgtgctactactactatacAGCATAACCACAACTAGCATACTCACTGTGCACCTCTTAACAAAATGACACTGTGCTACTACTATACAGCATAACCACAACTAGCATACTCACTGTGGCCCCGCCGTGTCCGTCCAGCCGTCTGTTTGTCCCACCTCACTGTTCACTGCTGGTCTTTTACACTTTCTCGTTGCACTGCTGAAGAAACGGAGACAAACCGTAATAAGCGTGAGAAGACAGGTGAGCACGTGTCTGTGAATGTGAGAGAAAGTAAGAGgttacagagaaaatgaaaggcagagggtgagtgagagaatgTGCATGCACTGAAACCAAAGTACAAAGTATCTGGTATTCTCACTTTCACTTAAATAATCCTACTCATACCTCCCCTACTGCAACATCACAATATTTATGACACATTATTTATGCGTTGATACAGGTGTCTCTATCTGCCTGGCACATAGCCCAAGCACTAAACCTGCAGTGGCCTGAACTGACTTCAATTATCAGCCATGTTAGAGACTTCAGAATAAATTTCCAAGTTAAGGAACTGTGCTGCATTTGTAAGAACAAGTCCTGAGAATACTGAGGACTTGCTCTTTTAGTTACAAATGGACCTGCCAACAAATTAAGCTATAAATTAATACACATGCAGTTGGTAAGCACTGGAGCGGGCTTTGGCTACTCACGTACTGCATGCAATGAATGGGGCCTTTATTATATGGAGAAGTAATAAGGCTGCTGTTTATCATCTTAGTTGTATGAAATTCCAAATAGATCTGCAGCTTATATACAAAAACTTTTAGTAACAGGCAATATTTGTGACAACAACCCCATAAAAAGACTTCTGCTTCCTGTTGGACATTGCTGTGCAGACAGgatatatttacagtacattttagtCACTTAGCAGGTGCCTTTATTTCAAAGCAACGTACAGTACAGGAAGTGCATATCAAGACATAGGCTACTGTATATTCATGTAACAAACTTACTTCATAGAACCCTACTTTAGGCCTGTTCAGGTTTTGAGAAGCCACTTGGTAGCACATGATATTATTCATATCGATGGTGACTTACATAGTCAACATTGCCAGATAGTTTATACACAGCTGGATGCTTTCTGAGGAACCATAAGGGTACAAAAGCAGCACTTCACCCGAGTCACAGCAGTAACCTTCAGACAACAGGTCCAGTTCCGACCACAACTCCACACTGAGTTACAGATCCTACAGACCATTTCATTTCCGTATACTGATTCCCAAATAAGCATTTTCACTACTTGCTAATATACTCATATTTTGATTGGTACTCAATGAAGATACCCATTCCAGAAAGTGTTTTTGAAGCTCAGTTATAAAATAGGTTGAATACTTTGCCTTTAGGTAAACCAACAATGTCCCCCTACCCATGTAGGAGAGATGAGCCAGCAAGATCCCTTCACTGAACCCACTTCCCCACGCTCAATAATCAACACAGCAAACCACGAGCAACAAAATATCCTGCTAATTTATTGTGGGATTTCCAACCGTACATCAATCCAACCAAGCTCACCTTTCAACCGTTCCCATCGTACAGGCCAGACCGTGACCGTAGCCTCACAGAGCCGGTGTTGCCATGGTAAAACTTACAAGTCTCAGTCACTGGCTTCCAGTCAGAGCCAGCTGGCTGCCTAAGGGCAGTTCCCCCTTCTGCTGTGAAGTCTTATGTCCTGCCGCTGGACTGCAGCCGTCCATGTGCCAAAGACCGAGACCAAGACCTCCACTGACCTCGGATTCACTGATGAAGCTCACACCAGAAATAGTGCTGTCACAACACCACCGTAAGGCAAACTATTTCCCTCATTCTCTTGTACAAATGAGGTCCATGCTTTCTTATCTGTGACAATCTTTTTTATTCAGCAAACACAGCCCACCCCTTCGCTCTCTACTTGGGTGGAACTAGAGTTAGCAATAGGACATTTCCCATTTTcgaaagaaaaatcaatttcagGCATTATTGTCAGAACCCCTGAATGgggcacacaaaagcacacacgtGGTCACTCATTGAACACACTTATATATTGTTTctcattcaaaaacaaacaaaagataaTAAATCACTGTCAATATACCCATTCAGGAGTGGGGACACAGGGACCCTATTGTGCGGTGAAGTGTCAGCTTTGTCTGGTGTCCCCTCCGTTCCCCCAAACAGCGCAGTGTGACATCGCAGAGTGTCACcatagggagggggggggggggtgcgcatTCGAACATGATGAATTCATAGAGGCAGGAATGGCAGCTGTCACAAAAAAAGCCGGAGAATATGTACGGCTTATAAAGGCAATCAAGCCCAAAGCTGACATCATGCACACAGGCTACACCACATTATGAGTAAGAGCATGAATCAGGAAGTAGGTCACATGATGTGCAAGGGCTGCTGTGGCTTACACACAGAATTACTACAACTACAACACAGGGGTCAGAGTaagataatttattatttttttaacagaagaGAGATGTCTCATGTCCTTAAAtcaattattaacatttttggGCATCTTGAAAATGTAAGCTAGTTAAAATGTTTCATGGTTTTCTGCTAAACACAATCTTTGCTAGTTAGCTACTCACAAGCAACTACAGAACTGAAGGCTTTCACTGACAAGATGTaatgttcatgttcatttttctgaaatttttcTCAATTATCATGAACAACCATATAAAGGACTGTAAAGgagcataaaaacataattccaGAACAGACAGCTTTTTTCAAGTTAGATACAGGAGTGATTGTTTTCCTAATGCTAGGAGCACCCTGTCAAATTATGCCACGCtgctcatttctttcaccaAAGCATCAAAATATTGAAAGCTCTTgtgaaatacagaaaatgtgtaTCTCTTTAGTATGCAGGGGAGGTTTCTGTAATGCTGTGTTTATTTACTGTGACACCCTTGTCTCTTTAAAAGGGGCGTCTTTGGAGTCCTTTGTGTTCTGGAGAGTGCACAGCCTCTGTCCTTTGTCCAGGACAAAGGCCTCTCTTCATAGTCATTGTTTTACAGTCAAGCACTCCAATGCTCTCTCTAATCATTGCCTTAGTGCCCCAGGAACTGTTACAAGCATTTAGTACAACTCACACCAAATCCAAAACCAGACCATGTTTACCTTAACTGACACATGCTGCAGTCGAACATTACCCCCCATGACTGACTATAGAATGTTCAGTATCCATATAGTCTTCAATCAAACCTCTCAAAAAACACCTGGAACCTTGATAATGTCATTGCCATATTTTCTCATGTTCACTAATAATCAGTGACTCCAGGATTATGGTTTCAGAGTATACTGTATC
This window of the Anguilla anguilla isolate fAngAng1 chromosome 1, fAngAng1.pri, whole genome shotgun sequence genome carries:
- the LOC118225352 gene encoding tubulin polymerization-promoting protein isoform X1 is translated as MGTVESSATRKCKRPAVNSEVGQTDGWTDTAGPHEMAEFKVQMAKHPQQSPLRAPSEHSKDRPTKRLSSESNGTSEGGAGAATPVELTALEESFRRFAIHGDTRATGKELHGKNWSKLCKDCGVIDGKSITLTDVDIVFTKVKNKSCRTITYDQFKDALAELARKRFKDKTGEEAAEEVFKMVEGKSPIIAGVTRAVASPTVSRLTDTTKFTGSHKERFDKTGRGKGKAGRVELVDTSGYVSGYKHAGSYEKKVKSPK
- the LOC118225352 gene encoding tubulin polymerization-promoting protein isoform X2, translating into MGTVESATRKCKRPAVNSEVGQTDGWTDTAGPHEMAEFKVQMAKHPQQSPLRAPSEHSKDRPTKRLSSESNGTSEGGAGAATPVELTALEESFRRFAIHGDTRATGKELHGKNWSKLCKDCGVIDGKSITLTDVDIVFTKVKNKSCRTITYDQFKDALAELARKRFKDKTGEEAAEEVFKMVEGKSPIIAGVTRAVASPTVSRLTDTTKFTGSHKERFDKTGRGKGKAGRVELVDTSGYVSGYKHAGSYEKKVKSPK